From the genome of Paraburkholderia aromaticivorans, one region includes:
- a CDS encoding dihydroneopterin aldolase yields the protein MFAALSHPRLADCRRLFLRNYEVHINIGVHDFEKRGEQRVVINVELFVPLALSTPVQDKLDEVVDYDFMRSTISRRVEQGHIHLQETLCDDLVKTMLEHPQVRAARVSTEKPDVYPDCDAVGVEVFRIKED from the coding sequence ATGTTTGCCGCTCTTTCGCATCCCCGGCTCGCCGATTGCCGCCGGCTCTTTCTGCGCAATTACGAAGTGCACATCAACATCGGCGTGCATGACTTCGAAAAGCGCGGCGAACAGCGCGTCGTGATCAACGTCGAACTGTTCGTGCCGCTCGCGCTGTCCACGCCGGTTCAGGACAAGCTGGACGAAGTGGTCGACTACGACTTCATGCGTTCGACCATCTCGCGCCGTGTCGAGCAAGGCCATATTCACCTGCAGGAAACGCTTTGCGACGACCTCGTGAAGACCATGCTCGAACATCCGCAAGTGCGGGCCGCGCGCGTGTCGACGGAAAAGCCGGACGTTTATCCTGACTGCGACGCGGTGGGCGTCGAAGTCTTCCGTATCAAAGAGGATTGA
- the ttcA gene encoding tRNA 2-thiocytidine(32) synthetase TtcA encodes MNAPEILNGATAAAAADATGATPAAARAKSPLTRREQKEAYENNKLFKRLARQVGQAIVDFNMIEDGDKVMVCLSGGKDSYAMLEILMRLRERAPINFDIVAVNLDQKQPGFPEHVLPEYLKQLDIPFHIENQDTYSIVKRLVPEGKTTCSLCSRLRRGILYRVAGELGATKIALGHHRDDILQTLLLNMFYGGKLKGMPPKLQSDDGKNIVIRPLAYVKETDLEKYAELREFPIIPCNLCGSQPNLKRAEMKALVRDWEKRFPGRIENMFNALSNVVPSHLMDHKLFPFAGLRATGEADPQGDIAFDEEPCSTDAGNSATLGGAQSIAIVQFDDL; translated from the coding sequence ATGAATGCTCCGGAAATCCTGAACGGCGCCACGGCCGCCGCAGCCGCTGACGCAACCGGCGCCACGCCGGCCGCCGCGCGTGCGAAGTCGCCGCTCACGCGCCGCGAACAGAAGGAAGCGTACGAGAACAACAAGCTGTTCAAGCGGCTTGCGCGCCAGGTCGGCCAGGCGATCGTCGACTTCAACATGATCGAGGACGGCGACAAGGTGATGGTGTGCCTGTCGGGCGGCAAGGACAGTTACGCGATGCTCGAAATCCTGATGCGGCTGCGCGAGCGCGCGCCGATCAACTTCGACATCGTCGCGGTCAATCTCGACCAGAAGCAGCCGGGCTTTCCCGAGCACGTGCTGCCCGAGTACCTGAAGCAACTCGACATTCCGTTTCACATCGAGAACCAGGACACGTACAGCATCGTCAAGCGGCTGGTGCCGGAAGGCAAGACCACCTGCTCGCTGTGCTCGCGGCTGCGGCGCGGCATTCTGTACCGCGTGGCGGGCGAACTCGGCGCGACCAAGATCGCGCTCGGCCATCATCGCGACGACATTCTGCAAACGCTGCTGCTGAACATGTTCTACGGCGGCAAGCTGAAGGGCATGCCGCCCAAGCTGCAATCGGACGACGGCAAGAATATCGTGATCCGCCCGCTCGCCTACGTGAAAGAAACCGATCTGGAGAAGTACGCCGAGCTGCGCGAATTCCCGATCATTCCTTGCAACCTGTGCGGCAGCCAGCCGAATCTCAAGCGCGCGGAAATGAAGGCGCTGGTGCGCGACTGGGAGAAGCGCTTCCCCGGCCGCATTGAAAATATGTTCAATGCGTTGTCGAACGTCGTGCCCTCGCATTTGATGGACCACAAGCTGTTCCCGTTCGCTGGCCTGCGGGCAACCGGCGAGGCCGATCCTCAAGGCGATATCGCGTTCGACGAAGAGCCGTGTTCGACCGATGCCGGTAATAGCGCGACGCTCGGTGGAGCGCAATCGATTGCGATCGTCCAGTTTGACGATCTTTGA
- the glmU gene encoding bifunctional UDP-N-acetylglucosamine diphosphorylase/glucosamine-1-phosphate N-acetyltransferase GlmU: MNIVILAAGTGKRMRSALPKVLHPLAGRPLLAHVIDTARTLKPTHLVVVIGHGAEAVRNAVAAPDVQFAVQEQQLGTGHAVQQALPLLDPSAPTLVLYGDVPLTRASTLQALTDRAGQGGYGVLTVTLADPSGYGRIVRDAQGKVARIVEQKDATPEQLEIAEINTGIIVAPTERLGGWLAALKNDNAQGEFYLTDAVEMAIEAGLEVVTTQPDDEWETLGVNSKQQLAELERIHQHNVAGALLVAGVTLADPARLDVRGTLECGRDVSIDVNCVFEGRVTLADNVTIGPNCVIRNANIGAGTRVDAFTHIEGAEVGANVVLGPYARLRPGASLHDESHVGNFVEVKNAVLGHGSKANHLTYIGDADIGARVNIGAGTITCNYDGANKFRTIIEDDVFVGSDTQLVAPVRVKRGVTIAAGTTVWKDVEADALVLNDKTQTSKAGYVRPTKKKS, translated from the coding sequence ATGAACATTGTGATTTTGGCGGCAGGCACCGGCAAGCGCATGCGGTCCGCGCTTCCCAAGGTGCTGCATCCCCTGGCCGGTCGGCCGCTTCTCGCTCACGTCATCGACACGGCTCGCACGCTCAAGCCCACGCATCTCGTGGTGGTGATCGGCCATGGTGCCGAAGCCGTGCGCAACGCCGTCGCCGCGCCTGACGTGCAGTTCGCCGTGCAGGAACAGCAACTCGGCACGGGCCACGCGGTGCAGCAGGCGTTGCCGCTGCTCGATCCGTCCGCGCCCACGCTGGTGCTGTATGGCGACGTACCGCTCACGCGCGCGAGCACGCTGCAGGCATTGACCGACCGTGCGGGGCAGGGCGGCTACGGCGTGCTTACCGTCACGCTCGCGGACCCGAGCGGCTACGGCCGCATCGTGCGTGATGCGCAGGGCAAGGTGGCGCGCATCGTCGAACAGAAAGACGCTACGCCCGAGCAGCTCGAGATCGCCGAGATCAACACGGGCATCATCGTGGCGCCGACCGAGCGCCTGGGCGGCTGGCTCGCCGCGTTGAAGAACGACAACGCGCAAGGCGAGTTCTATCTGACCGACGCGGTGGAAATGGCGATCGAAGCCGGACTCGAAGTCGTCACCACGCAACCGGACGACGAGTGGGAAACGCTCGGCGTGAACAGCAAGCAGCAGCTTGCCGAACTGGAGCGGATTCATCAGCACAACGTGGCGGGCGCGTTGCTGGTCGCGGGCGTGACGCTCGCCGATCCGGCGCGTCTGGACGTGCGCGGCACGCTCGAATGCGGCCGCGATGTCTCGATCGACGTGAACTGCGTGTTCGAAGGGCGTGTCACGCTCGCCGACAACGTCACCATCGGGCCGAACTGTGTGATCCGCAACGCGAACATCGGCGCCGGGACGCGCGTCGACGCGTTCACGCATATCGAAGGCGCCGAAGTCGGCGCGAATGTCGTGCTCGGGCCGTATGCGCGGTTGCGCCCCGGCGCGTCGCTGCACGACGAGTCGCATGTCGGCAACTTCGTCGAGGTGAAGAACGCGGTCCTCGGTCACGGCTCGAAGGCGAATCACCTCACCTATATCGGCGACGCGGATATCGGTGCGCGGGTGAACATCGGCGCGGGAACCATCACCTGCAACTACGACGGCGCGAACAAATTCCGCACGATTATCGAAGACGACGTGTTCGTCGGTTCGGACACGCAGCTGGTTGCGCCGGTGCGCGTGAAGCGCGGCGTGACGATCGCGGCGGGCACCACGGTCTGGAAGGACGTCGAAGCGGACGCGCTGGTCCTGAACGACAAAACGCAAACGAGCAAAGCGGGCTACGTGCGCCCGACCAAGAAGAAAAGCTGA
- the glmS gene encoding glutamine--fructose-6-phosphate transaminase (isomerizing), protein MCGIVGAVAQRNIVPVLIEGLRRLEYRGYDSCGVAVLGADGPRRARSVARVADLDEQVSESHLEGITGIAHTRWATHGAPVTDNAHPIFSKDALALVHNGIIENYETLREMLRGKGYTFVSQTDTEVIAHLIHSLYRGDLFAAVRETVGQLHGAYAIAVLHKDQPHTVVGARQGSPLVVGLGQGENFLASDALALAGSTERFIFLEEGDVCELSLEGVRIADRDGYEAQREVRQVAAYGGAVELGPYRHFMQKEIFEQPRAITDTIPQSDSFDPSLFGEGAGKVFAEIDSLLILACGTSYYSGLTAKYWLESIAKIPTQVEIASEYRYRESVPNPKSLVVVISQSGETADTLAALKHAQDLGHPHTLAICNVGTSAMVRQTELSFLTHAGREIGVASTKAFTTQLVALFVLAATLGKLRGRLSGEQEAEYLKQLRHLPAALNSVLALEPQIIAWSEEFSRKEHALFLGRGLHYPIALEGALKLKEISYIHAEAYPAGELKHGPLALVTEAMPVVTVAPNDALLEKLKSNIQEVRARGGQLYVFADADTKIVNDEGLHVIRMPEHYGLLSPILHVVPLQLLAYHTACARGTDVDKPRNLAKSVTVE, encoded by the coding sequence ATGTGTGGCATTGTCGGCGCGGTAGCGCAACGTAATATCGTTCCGGTCCTGATCGAAGGACTGCGTCGCCTCGAGTATCGCGGCTACGATTCGTGCGGCGTGGCCGTGCTCGGCGCCGACGGTCCGCGCCGTGCGCGCAGCGTGGCGCGTGTAGCCGATCTCGATGAGCAGGTGAGCGAGAGCCATCTCGAAGGCATCACGGGTATCGCGCATACGCGCTGGGCGACGCACGGTGCGCCGGTTACAGACAACGCGCACCCGATCTTCTCGAAAGACGCACTCGCGTTGGTACACAACGGCATCATCGAGAACTACGAAACGCTGCGCGAAATGCTGCGCGGCAAGGGTTACACGTTCGTCTCGCAGACCGACACAGAGGTTATTGCGCATCTGATTCACAGCCTGTATCGCGGCGATCTGTTCGCGGCCGTGCGTGAGACCGTCGGGCAATTGCACGGCGCGTATGCGATCGCCGTGTTGCATAAGGACCAGCCGCATACGGTGGTCGGCGCGCGGCAGGGGTCGCCGCTGGTGGTTGGGCTCGGCCAGGGCGAGAACTTCCTCGCCTCGGACGCGCTAGCGCTCGCGGGCAGCACCGAACGGTTCATCTTCCTCGAAGAAGGCGACGTCTGCGAACTGTCGCTCGAGGGCGTGCGCATCGCCGATCGCGACGGCTATGAAGCGCAGCGCGAAGTGCGTCAAGTGGCGGCGTATGGCGGAGCGGTCGAACTCGGCCCGTATCGCCACTTCATGCAGAAGGAAATTTTCGAGCAGCCGCGCGCGATCACCGACACGATCCCGCAATCGGATTCGTTCGACCCGTCGCTATTCGGCGAGGGCGCGGGCAAGGTGTTCGCGGAGATCGACAGCCTGCTGATTCTGGCGTGCGGTACGAGCTACTACTCGGGGTTGACCGCGAAGTACTGGCTCGAATCGATCGCCAAAATCCCTACTCAGGTTGAAATTGCCAGCGAGTATCGCTACCGCGAATCGGTGCCGAATCCGAAGTCGCTGGTCGTGGTGATCTCCCAATCGGGCGAAACGGCGGACACGCTGGCAGCGCTCAAGCATGCGCAGGATCTCGGTCACCCACATACGCTGGCCATCTGCAATGTCGGCACGAGCGCCATGGTGCGGCAGACCGAGTTGTCGTTCCTGACGCACGCGGGCCGCGAGATCGGCGTGGCATCGACCAAGGCATTCACCACGCAACTGGTTGCGCTGTTCGTGCTGGCGGCGACGTTGGGCAAGCTGCGCGGGCGTCTGAGCGGAGAGCAGGAAGCCGAATACCTGAAGCAGCTGCGTCACTTGCCGGCCGCGTTGAATAGCGTGCTCGCGTTGGAGCCGCAGATCATCGCGTGGTCGGAAGAGTTTTCGCGCAAGGAACATGCGCTGTTCCTCGGGCGCGGGTTGCATTACCCGATCGCCCTGGAAGGCGCGCTGAAGCTCAAGGAGATTTCGTATATTCACGCCGAGGCGTATCCGGCCGGCGAGTTGAAGCATGGGCCGCTCGCGCTCGTGACTGAAGCCATGCCGGTGGTGACCGTGGCGCCGAACGACGCGCTGCTGGAAAAGCTGAAGTCGAATATTCAGGAAGTGCGCGCGCGCGGCGGTCAGCTGTATGTGTTCGCCGACGCGGATACGAAGATCGTCAACGACGAAGGTTTGCATGTGATCCGGATGCCGGAGCACTATGGCCTGTTGTCGCCGATTTTGCATGTCGTACCGCTGCAGTTGCTGGCGTATCACACCGCGTGTGCGCGAGGTACGGATGTGGACAAGCCGCGAAATCTGGCGAAGTCGGTAACGGTGGAGTGA
- a CDS encoding copper-binding protein — MLVSVIAFAPWQSSFAQDADIPAGQQALARAEVVHAQVRVVAINTVTNSVTLRGPRGDLADVDVNPALADVSRLRIGDRLNVAYQQALLLSIDKLSTRGVRERVETTAAIPASAGYASSAHSVKVVATVMKIDRKNRMVTLRGPRHQQVLRAASGISLGQLKVGDSVRAEFISAAAVELVRE; from the coding sequence ATGCTGGTAAGCGTCATCGCCTTCGCGCCCTGGCAATCCAGCTTCGCGCAGGACGCCGACATCCCCGCCGGGCAGCAGGCGCTCGCACGCGCCGAGGTGGTTCACGCTCAGGTTCGCGTCGTCGCAATCAATACCGTCACGAATAGCGTCACGCTGCGCGGTCCGCGCGGCGATCTGGCTGATGTCGACGTCAATCCCGCCCTTGCCGATGTCAGCCGGCTCAGGATCGGCGACAGGCTCAATGTTGCGTATCAGCAGGCGCTGCTGCTCAGCATAGATAAATTGTCCACCAGGGGTGTGCGCGAACGCGTGGAGACGACCGCGGCCATACCGGCTTCGGCGGGCTACGCGTCGTCGGCGCATAGCGTGAAGGTGGTCGCCACGGTAATGAAGATCGATCGCAAGAACCGCATGGTGACGCTGCGTGGCCCCAGGCATCAACAGGTGCTCAGGGCCGCCAGCGGGATTTCGCTCGGGCAGTTGAAAGTCGGCGATAGCGTGCGTGCGGAGTTTATTTCGGCGGCAGCGGTGGAATTGGTGCGGGAGTGA
- a CDS encoding DUF6723 family protein gives MSKTAFIPSVPATSEDDFEISATSKLAGYKRFFGVLKVVRTTDARVLFPFDGAPELGPYATKLEAIAAAQVYGEHIVASDLARPEL, from the coding sequence ATGAGCAAGACTGCATTCATTCCCAGCGTCCCCGCGACGTCCGAGGACGATTTTGAAATTTCAGCGACGTCGAAACTCGCCGGCTACAAGCGTTTTTTCGGCGTATTGAAAGTGGTTCGGACCACCGACGCACGCGTGCTCTTCCCATTCGACGGCGCGCCCGAACTCGGGCCGTATGCGACCAAGCTGGAAGCGATCGCGGCGGCGCAGGTGTACGGCGAACACATTGTCGCCAGCGACCTGGCGCGCCCGGAGTTGTAG
- a CDS encoding glutathione S-transferase family protein has protein sequence MTTDRTITLFHSPQCRSVSALTLLEELGAPYQLKVLNMKAGEQRKAPYLAINPLGKVPALLHGDALVTEQVAIFIYLADLFPEARLAPALDDPSRGPYLRWLVYYAACYEPALVDKATKREPAPLATSPYGDFDSMIATVTNPLQAAPYLLGETMSAADILWGIALHWGMMFKLVPESPVLVDYVARICSRPSFVKVNERDVALAAEHAAAVKGV, from the coding sequence ATGACCACAGACCGCACGATCACGCTGTTCCACTCGCCGCAATGCCGCTCCGTCAGCGCGCTGACGCTGCTCGAGGAACTCGGCGCACCGTATCAACTGAAGGTGCTGAACATGAAGGCCGGCGAGCAGCGCAAAGCCCCCTATCTCGCGATCAATCCACTCGGCAAAGTGCCGGCGCTTCTCCACGGCGATGCGCTGGTCACCGAACAGGTCGCCATCTTTATCTATCTGGCCGACCTGTTTCCCGAGGCCCGTCTCGCGCCGGCGCTCGATGACCCGTCACGCGGGCCGTATCTGCGCTGGCTGGTCTATTACGCGGCATGCTACGAACCGGCGTTGGTCGACAAGGCGACGAAGCGCGAACCCGCGCCGCTCGCCACCTCCCCGTACGGCGATTTCGATTCGATGATCGCCACGGTGACGAACCCGTTGCAGGCCGCGCCCTACCTGCTCGGTGAGACCATGTCGGCTGCGGATATCTTGTGGGGCATCGCCTTGCATTGGGGAATGATGTTCAAGCTGGTGCCTGAATCTCCGGTCCTGGTCGATTATGTCGCCCGCATTTGCTCGCGCCCGAGCTTCGTGAAGGTGAACGAGCGCGATGTCGCGCTGGCGGCGGAGCACGCGGCGGCGGTGAAAGGCGTTTGA
- a CDS encoding helix-turn-helix transcriptional regulator has protein sequence MATLVRMRASRLLSILMTLQARGRVTAQSLADECAVSLRTIYRDIDALGAAGIPVHSERGSEGGYRLLDGYRTRLNGLSSQEAESLFLAGLPGPMQALGLGAVMAGAQTKLLAALPLELRASAQRMRSRFHLDAPAWFSGADEPALLPSIARAVWEQHPLHIRYQSWKAEKFRRIEPLGIVLKSGAWYVVGRVGADVRIYRISRILELRVLDETFERPPAFDLAAYWQDSTQRLSEELHASEATLRLSPWGMRMLEAFTSPFARSAAIIGEPDPNDGWRTVTLPVGSVRQACAELLRFGTEAEVLAPPELRAHMSEVAAALHRRYAR, from the coding sequence ATGGCTACACTTGTCCGCATGAGAGCGAGCCGCCTTCTTTCCATCCTGATGACGCTGCAGGCGCGCGGCCGCGTCACGGCGCAGTCTCTCGCCGACGAATGCGCGGTCTCGTTGCGCACCATCTATCGCGACATCGACGCCCTCGGCGCCGCAGGCATTCCGGTTCATAGCGAGCGCGGGTCCGAAGGCGGATACCGCTTGCTGGACGGCTATCGCACGCGGCTGAACGGCTTGTCCTCACAGGAAGCGGAGTCATTGTTTCTCGCCGGCCTGCCGGGGCCGATGCAGGCGCTCGGTCTGGGCGCGGTGATGGCCGGCGCACAGACCAAGTTGCTGGCCGCGCTGCCGCTCGAACTGCGCGCGAGCGCGCAACGCATGCGCTCCCGCTTTCATCTCGACGCGCCGGCCTGGTTTTCCGGCGCGGATGAGCCTGCACTTCTGCCGTCGATCGCGCGCGCGGTATGGGAGCAGCATCCGCTGCACATTCGCTATCAGAGCTGGAAAGCCGAGAAGTTTCGCCGGATCGAGCCGCTTGGCATCGTGCTGAAAAGCGGGGCGTGGTACGTGGTCGGCCGCGTCGGGGCGGATGTGCGCATTTACCGTATCTCGCGCATCCTCGAATTGAGGGTGCTCGATGAGACGTTCGAGCGCCCGCCCGCGTTCGATCTCGCCGCCTATTGGCAGGACAGCACGCAGCGTCTTTCCGAGGAATTGCACGCGAGCGAAGCGACGCTGCGCCTGTCGCCATGGGGCATGCGGATGCTCGAAGCCTTCACGTCACCGTTCGCGCGCTCGGCGGCGATCATCGGCGAGCCCGATCCCAACGACGGCTGGCGCACCGTGACACTGCCCGTCGGTTCGGTGAGGCAGGCGTGCGCGGAGCTGCTGCGCTTCGGCACCGAGGCCGAGGTGCTGGCGCCGCCTGAGTTGCGCGCGCACATGTCGGAGGTGGCCGCGGCGCTGCATCGCCGTTACGCGCGTTGA
- a CDS encoding lytic transglycosylase domain-containing protein has translation MSRLLCLIVLSLGLMQTAAADENTERMSAYLTHKFGLAKEKAQKISDAVQSAASKYSLPPALLLAIISIESRFKEKAKGANGATGLMQVVPGAHRGLLRNVKDLTEPTANIEVGSAILYGYMRSANGDMNAALKSYGGSQAYAQKVSLRVEDFAAVATPQDAAQQADAQAGACAAQPVSDHCAALDDWAGAFTVPAVSAGGKTAAAASSTLPAASH, from the coding sequence ATGAGCCGGTTACTTTGCCTGATCGTGCTTTCGCTCGGCCTGATGCAGACCGCGGCGGCCGACGAAAACACCGAGCGAATGTCCGCGTATCTGACGCACAAATTCGGCTTGGCGAAGGAAAAGGCTCAGAAGATTTCGGACGCCGTGCAATCCGCCGCTTCGAAATATTCCCTCCCGCCGGCGCTCCTACTGGCGATCATCTCGATCGAATCCCGTTTCAAGGAAAAGGCCAAGGGCGCCAACGGCGCGACCGGGTTGATGCAGGTGGTGCCGGGCGCGCATCGCGGCCTGCTGAGGAACGTCAAGGACCTCACCGAACCGACCGCGAACATCGAAGTGGGCTCGGCAATCCTGTACGGCTATATGCGCTCGGCCAACGGCGACATGAACGCCGCGCTCAAGAGCTATGGCGGGTCGCAAGCCTACGCGCAGAAAGTGAGCCTGCGGGTCGAAGATTTCGCGGCGGTCGCCACGCCGCAAGACGCCGCCCAGCAGGCGGACGCGCAGGCCGGTGCGTGCGCCGCGCAGCCTGTCTCCGACCATTGCGCGGCGCTGGACGATTGGGCCGGGGCGTTCACCGTCCCTGCCGTCAGCGCCGGCGGGAAAACTGCCGCGGCCGCGTCGTCAACACTTCCCGCTGCGTCGCACTGA
- a CDS encoding DUF2242 domain-containing protein, with protein MLTSISRTTAAALVGLLTLAACGSTPQTKFQQESFETGASPYARNFNSNATDSCEAARRALLSQGYLTTMTRNDTVDGTKNFQPSGDSHVVVEFHVVCTPGEEASDTSIVYVNAVQNGFALKKSDTSASVGLSVLGSLSLPIRSNSDAMVKISSETIPSGKFYDRFFGLVDHYLQTVVRTQPVASSRIETRLLPMPVEATAPAPGMSDMIGTAASAQPASGVGVAP; from the coding sequence ATGCTGACCTCGATTTCCAGAACCACAGCCGCCGCGCTTGTCGGCCTGCTGACCCTTGCCGCCTGTGGCAGCACGCCGCAAACGAAATTCCAGCAGGAATCATTCGAAACAGGCGCGAGCCCCTATGCGCGCAATTTCAACTCGAACGCCACGGACAGCTGCGAGGCCGCCCGTCGTGCTCTGCTAAGCCAGGGCTATCTGACAACCATGACGCGCAACGACACCGTCGACGGCACCAAGAATTTCCAGCCGTCGGGCGATAGCCACGTGGTCGTCGAATTTCATGTGGTCTGTACGCCAGGGGAGGAGGCGAGCGACACCAGCATCGTCTACGTCAATGCCGTGCAGAACGGCTTTGCGCTGAAGAAGAGCGATACCTCGGCGAGCGTCGGGCTGAGCGTGCTGGGTTCGCTGTCGTTGCCGATCCGCTCGAACAGCGACGCGATGGTCAAGATCTCGAGCGAGACGATTCCGTCGGGCAAGTTTTACGACCGCTTCTTCGGGCTCGTCGACCACTATCTGCAGACGGTCGTGCGCACGCAGCCGGTGGCGAGTAGCCGCATCGAGACACGCCTTCTGCCGATGCCGGTCGAGGCGACGGCACCCGCTCCCGGAATGTCGGACATGATCGGCACAGCTGCGTCCGCGCAGCCGGCCAGCGGGGTCGGCGTGGCGCCTTGA
- a CDS encoding DMT family transporter, producing MKAETRQHLQANLLMLIAAMIWGSAFVAQRLSLDAIGPFLFTGLRFLLGALVVLTLIVCIRRSALSELSKREPGGARELLGAGALLGVVLAASISLQQVGLQYTKVANAGFISSLYVVIVPLLGVLFKHRTGFGTWLGAALAAVGMYFLSVNEQFSMLYGDWYQLAGALVISMQMMLVGRFAQRHDTLMLALVQFVTCGLGCLAVGLAIEPFSLAVIARAAPTIVYGGALSVGVAYTIQVVAQKHAAPSHAAVIFSMEGVFAALAAWLVLGETLSARALFGCALMLAGLIVCQVMPAWPRGRDRLPRASS from the coding sequence TTGAAAGCCGAAACCCGCCAACACCTGCAGGCCAATCTGCTGATGCTGATCGCCGCAATGATCTGGGGCTCGGCGTTCGTCGCGCAACGCCTGAGTCTCGACGCGATCGGACCTTTTCTGTTCACCGGATTACGCTTCCTGCTCGGCGCGCTCGTCGTGCTGACGCTGATCGTCTGCATCCGGCGCTCCGCGCTTTCCGAACTGTCGAAGCGCGAGCCCGGTGGCGCACGCGAACTGCTAGGCGCCGGGGCGCTCCTCGGCGTGGTGCTGGCCGCCTCGATTTCGTTGCAACAGGTCGGCCTGCAATACACGAAGGTGGCCAATGCGGGCTTCATTAGTTCGTTGTACGTGGTGATCGTGCCGCTGCTGGGCGTGCTGTTCAAGCATCGCACGGGATTCGGCACGTGGCTCGGTGCGGCGCTCGCGGCCGTCGGCATGTACTTCCTAAGCGTGAACGAACAGTTTTCGATGCTGTACGGCGACTGGTATCAACTAGCCGGCGCACTCGTGATCTCCATGCAGATGATGTTGGTCGGACGCTTCGCGCAGCGTCACGACACGCTGATGCTCGCGCTCGTGCAGTTCGTGACGTGCGGGTTGGGGTGCCTCGCCGTCGGTCTTGCCATCGAGCCGTTCAGCCTCGCGGTGATCGCGCGCGCCGCGCCGACCATCGTGTACGGCGGGGCGCTGTCAGTCGGCGTCGCTTATACGATTCAGGTGGTCGCGCAGAAGCATGCGGCGCCGTCGCATGCCGCGGTGATCTTCAGCATGGAAGGCGTGTTCGCCGCGCTGGCGGCCTGGCTCGTGCTCGGTGAGACGCTATCGGCGCGCGCGCTGTTCGGCTGCGCGCTGATGCTGGCGGGGTTGATCGTGTGTCAGGTGATGCCGGCCTGGCCACGCGGACGTGACCGCTTGCCGCGCGCATCGTCTTGA
- a CDS encoding IclR family transcriptional regulator domain-containing protein — MDEKDWIAGAAKALAIIEAFDEEHARMTPTMVAGRAGLSRTAARRYLLTLRELGYVDTDGKLFWLAPRVLRLGQSYLDSARLPRTVQPFLQRITATVQETALVAILDEHDVVYVARNGVNRAMAVGFVLGSRAPAPLSSAGLVLLAFQAPESIEQWLASYPIKVFTPHTYSTIEQLRDVLGEIRRNGYVVTDQQLELGVRGVAVPLRDRHGSVVAAISVSMPIGQESANAALHRVLPTLLENASLLRNLV; from the coding sequence ATGGATGAGAAAGACTGGATCGCCGGCGCCGCGAAAGCGCTGGCGATCATCGAAGCATTCGACGAAGAGCACGCCCGCATGACACCGACCATGGTGGCAGGCCGCGCAGGCCTGTCGCGCACGGCGGCGCGGCGCTATCTGCTGACGCTGCGCGAACTCGGCTACGTGGATACCGACGGCAAGCTGTTCTGGCTCGCGCCGCGAGTTTTGCGCCTCGGCCAGTCGTATCTGGATTCGGCGCGCTTGCCGCGCACCGTGCAGCCGTTCCTGCAGCGCATTACCGCGACGGTGCAGGAAACCGCGCTGGTCGCGATCCTCGACGAACACGACGTGGTGTACGTGGCGCGCAACGGAGTCAATCGGGCGATGGCGGTCGGCTTCGTGCTCGGCTCGCGCGCGCCCGCGCCGTTGTCGTCGGCGGGGCTGGTGTTGCTGGCGTTTCAGGCGCCGGAGAGCATCGAGCAGTGGCTCGCGTCTTACCCGATCAAGGTGTTCACCCCCCACACCTATTCGACCATCGAGCAGTTGCGCGACGTGCTCGGTGAAATTCGCCGCAATGGCTATGTGGTCACCGACCAGCAACTGGAGTTGGGCGTGCGCGGCGTCGCGGTGCCGTTGCGCGACCGGCATGGTTCGGTCGTCGCGGCGATCAGCGTCAGCATGCCGATCGGCCAGGAGTCGGCGAATGCCGCTTTGCACCGGGTGTTGCCGACCCTTCTGGAGAACGCCAGCCTGCTGCGCAACCTGGTTTGA